AAGTTAAAAGGAGTAATTAAAACAGATAAAAAGACACATGAAGCCTATTTTACAGTTGCTCAAAATTGTGAATACAAAAATATAGTATACAAATTATATAAAGGCTTCATAAATAGCAACATAGCTTGGACAACAATAAATAATCCATATATTCATAAGTTTGCAAATGTTATTTTAACAGGCTGTGAAGATAGCATTGAAGAAGAGGAAAACATTACTTCAATAGAAGTGGATTTTCAGGAATATAGTGAGTTTATAGAATATGACATGATGCCACTTTGGAATGTAAGAGAGTTAATCTTAAAAGGTGATGGCTTCCCAATACCTTGCATTGATAAGGTTGGCTATGAACACAATATTTCAATTGAAAAAGAAGGAATAAATAACGGCTATTTAGTTGATCATGAAAATGAAGCTATTGACGGGGTTACCTTTACTAAAAAAGCTGTAGTAATTGCTTCAAATATTGATAAAGCAGTAGAGTGGAAATTATTAAGCATTATAGGCAGTGATAAAAATAGTAAGAAAAAGTATGAACACGAGCTTATGAGTAATGAAGTTAATATAAATTTTTCTAATAAGTTAGCTTTTGATAAAGCTTATACTATAAAGACAAAAACAGAGCTTGCAAGGCTTATAAATTCCTTTAAAGCAGCAAAATATCTGAATTTTAAAGAGGTTGTTTTAATGGAAGAGACTTTAGAGGAAGACAAGGAGACTTATGAAGTTAATGATTTTATCATTGATGAAATAAGAGAAGATAAAATAAAGAAAGTTCTTGTTTTATATTTTGAACCAATTGATAAAGAAAATTATTTAAACAAAGACATTTTAAGCTTTTTAGTTTCAGAAGTTCAATTTATTTATCCAGAATACAGATGTGAAGGAAGATTAATATGAATTATATTTGGGAAGCATTGTTAAAAGCAGATAAAGAAAAGATTCCCAGAGGGGATATTAAATTTATACCTGCAGAAATCTATAGTCCCTATATTGAAGTTGCATTAGAGCATCTTAATTCAGTTTCCCTTCCAGAGGATAAAGTTATTGAAGTAAATCAATACTATAGATTTTATGAAGTTTTCAAGGATTTATTTAATATAAATGTTCAGGAAAGCAGGGAATTTAGAGAAGTTCTTTTAGATATTTTGTTACATTACCTAGGAGAATTAGATTTAAAGCAGGGTTTAAATAAAACAGAGATATATAAAAGGTTTTTATATAAGGATATATTAAACGAGGTTTATGGAGAAAAGCTAGCAAAGGATATAAGGAGTTTTGATAATAAGGAAAGGGATGTTTTATTAAATGGTTTCGTTACCTTATATAAAACTGGTACTTCGATTCAGCTGCTAAAAAAAATTATCAAGGAAATCTTTAAAAACAGCATAGTTTATTTGAATAAAGATAAACCCAAAAGTATCTATATTTATTTAGATGAAGTGAAAGAAAAGAAACTTGAAAATAAAATAGAAGTTGTTTTAGAAACTTTTTTACCTATTAATATGGAGCCCTTTATATTTTGGGATAAGCATTTTGGAATTATTGGACTTGATTATACTATGAGAATTAATGAGATAGTTATGGTGGAATAGCAATGGTCAATTATCAATGCTCAAGGATAAATTATGGAGTAATAACTGACGATTGATAATTGAAGATTGGCCATTGATTTTAGGAGGATGAAATGAGTTTATATTCATATAAGCTGCATAAGAGCAGTGAGGGGACAGGCAGAAAAACTAAATATAGAGAAAAAGATTTAAGACTCATGACTACTTTTCAGTTAAGAGAAATATGTAACAAAGAAAAGTTAGTAAAGAGTATAATGAATCCTCTTGATAAAGAAGAACTTGTAAGGCTCATAATGAAGTATAGGGGAGAAAAAGATTTAAAGCTTATAAAAAAACATCAAGCTGGTGGAGTTGAAAGACTTGAGAGTTTTTTAGGAAGAAGTAAAAAGGAACTAATTAAAAATAACAATATAGATTATCCAGGAAAGCTTACAATATATGAAGCTTTAGCTCTTGAAATTTATGACAACTATATTTTGAAGAGTAAGGAAAAGCTTGAAGAATGCAATGTACTTTTAGTTGATAACAATTATAAAGTATGCACTATCTTTAATATAAAAAAATTAATTCAAAATAATAAAGAAGAATATTATTTAACGAAGAGTGAATTTATAGAAGCACAGGAGTCAGAGAGCAAGCATTATAGCCTTTTGTTCTTTTCAGAAAAGGATTCAGAGCTGCTTTATGATATTTATGAAAATAATGTTGTTGAAAAGGATCATATTTTAAGCTTTATTTCACTACCTATTCTTCAATTTGAAGTAAAGCCTTTAGTAGAAACAAAAATGCCTTTAGCTATTGATTTCGGAACTTCAAATACAACAGCTGGAATTTATATAGATAAAGAAATCTTTCCAGGGTTAAAGGAAACTGAAACTGATAGTGAAAGTTACGAAGATGATAGAGTAAAATTCGTTAAGCTAATAAATGAAACTAAAGAAAATATTGAAATAACACCCCTTATACCAAGTGTTGTAGGAGTTAAAAATATAAGGGATGCTGAAATTGAATATGTTTTTGGCTATGAGGCAATGCTGGAGTCTAGAAGAAGATATGTTGAAGATGGAATGAGTTTATTTTATGACATAAAGAGATGGATAAGTGATTTTGAAAAAGAAGAAAAAGTTATAGATGTAAAGGAAAAAACAACCTTTATAAAAAGAAAAGAAATTATAAAGGCTTACTTAGAATACATTATAGCTTTAGCGCAGCAGAGGTTTAAATGTAAATTTAAAAACATTTATATATCATGTCCATCAAAACAAAAATATAAATTCCATACTTTATTTAAAGATATTTTAAGAGATTATACCGTTGAAAGTGAAAATATTTTAGAAGAAAGTGCAGCAGTACTTTACAATACTATTTCTGAGTTAATTGAAAAAAAGAAATATGTACAAGGAGAATGGTACAAGGCTCTTATTATAGATTGCGGAGGTGGAACCACAGATCTTACTGGCTGTAGCTTTAGAATTTCCAACAGCAGAGTTTCTTACAAGTTAGATATTGAAACCTCTTATGAAAATGGTGATACAGATTTTGGAGGAAATAATCTTACCTTTAGAATAATGCAGTTTATAAAAATTCTAATGGCAAATGAGTTAGTTAATAAGGATAAAAGCATTAAAAAAGCTATAATAGATGAATTTAAAATAGATGTATTTAGATTTGTTGATAAGAATGGAATAAAGGAACTATATGAAACCTTAAATGAAGAATATGAAAAGGCAGAAAGCATTATACCAACAAAATTTCAACTGTATGAAACAAGAAGTAAAGAAGATTACTGCAAGGTTAGAAGTAATTATTATTTCTTATTTGATTTGGCAGAAGAAGTTAAAAAGCTATTCTTTTCAAATCCAGATATGTTGAAGGTAATTTTAGCACCAGAAGGAATTAAAATTTCTGAAGAAAATTTAATTAACTTTGATAAGTGGAAATTATCTTATATGAATAGAGGAAAGCTTGAAGTAGTTAAGGAAGCACCAAGTGTTTCACTAAGCATATATGAAATAACAACTTTAATTAAAGGCGATGTCTACAGCATAATAAAGAAATTTTTAGAAAAGTTATATGAAAATGATGAGCTTTACGATTATTCATTAATTAAACTAACTGGACAATCTTGTAAGGTGGACATCTTTAGAGATGCTTTAAAAGAATTTATACCAGGAAGAATAATTGAAATAAATAAGAGCAAAAAAGAAACAAAAGAAGAATATGAATTAAAACTAGCATGTCTTAAAGGTTCTTTGAAATACTTATATGCTAAAAACTTTGGATATGCAGACATAAATATAGAAAGTAAAACACCAACACTTCCATATGTCTTAACTGCTTATACTCACACAGGAGAGCAAAAGACCTTAATAAAAGGAAGAGAAATAAATAAAGGCTTTATATCAAGATTTATGGATAGGATTCTTCTTAAATTATATTTAAAGGATAGTCATGATAAGGTTAAGTTCGAATATGATTATCAATTTAATGAAGAAGAATTAGAAAAAGCAAATGCAGAAATAATAGGAGAAAAATTTCCTATTAATCAACATGAAACAGACAATATTGAAAACAATGAAGTTAAGTTTTTTGTATGGGAAGAAGAAGAGCTTTGGGGCTTTTATGTATTAGCTATTTTAAGGAAAGATGAAGAGCTATATATAGGAAAGGAAAAGTTCTTCTATTTTGAAAATGATAAGTGGGAAGAAAACTTTTTCGACGGAAGAAAGTAAAATAGTTCACAGGTTACAATTTACAGTTTACAGTTAGGAGCTGGCGCGTTCGGGATTTTGAAGTACTACTTACAGTTGTTGGCTAGCACGGCTGGGTTTTAGAATTAAAAATGAAATACGGCTCACATGCGTTTGCTGGATAAGTGATTCACACCAAATCATTTTTTTAGGATGTTAATTCGTATACACGAATTAACTAAGTTCGAATAACCAAATTCAAGATTTGGATTCTCACTTATCTACTTGAGAATTTGCTTGCGGAATGCGGGTTAAGGGGATTTTGAAGACGAGGAGGGAAAAAGGTGTTTCAAAATAATTATCCACTATTTAATGGTGGAAGGCTTTTGAAAATAGAAATGCTTGAGGAGCTTAGGGATTTTCCTAGAGAATTTTTTAATGCACAGTTTAGGGAATACTCCAATGGAATAATTTCTGGATGCGATATTGAAGTTTCTGATGATTATATAAAGTTGACAAAAGGAATAATAAAATATCAAGGGGTTCTTTATCTTTTAAAGGAAGAAAAAAAGATTGAATATGTCTGTAACAATAAGCTTATGCTTGTAAAAATAAAATTTCTGCCTGAGAAATTGGAAAGTGATTTTAAAATAAATTCAACTGAAATAAGTTTAACGGATAAATTAGAACTTAGAGAAGATGAAATTGAAATCTGTAGGTTTAAATTAAGAAGTGGTGCAAAGCTTAGAATTAATCATACGGATTTCACAGACTTGAGCACTGAATATGATACAGTAAATACAATTTATGCACCTTATGCTGCTTGTGGAGATACCAGTTTAAATCCTGAGATTTTAAGAAGGTTTGGGAGAGAAGCCTTAAGCTGTAATTTAAATGAAGCTTGGGATATATCATTTGCTATGCTTTGTGTTCAAAGTAAAGAAGCAATTCAAAAAGAAATAATAGTAAGTTATCTTATGAACAAGTTAGGAATTGAGTTTAAGGAATATGGGAATGAGGAGCTATACAACTATCTTTTAGAAGTACTGAGAAGCGTGAAAGATGGAAGAGATAGAAATGGACATAGAGGCAGTGGAAGATTTAAAAAGATACTAATTGATTAGCAAGTCTCAAGGATTAATCGTCAAATTTTAACGATCAATTAATGAGAATATAGAAATATAAAATTCAAAAACAATGAGATCTTTATATTTAGATTTAATTATAGAGTTTTAAGGAGAATCAAAACAATAAGGAAGGGATTGATGTAATTTTGATGGAAGATTTTATGTCCTATAATAATTTGAGAATATCTACTTATGATGTTAAATCTATAGAGGAGATGTATATAAAAAATGAATTAAATGATCATGCTGTTTTAAAGCTTACCTGCATTATAGATGATCAAATGAAAGATGATTATGTACAAAAGACAGATGAGAGAACACCAATAGAAGTATTTTATGAAAAAGAAGAAGCACATACTTCTTTATTTAATGGAATTATTAAAAATATTAAAGTAATTACTGAAGGTTATGTGTATAAATTATTTATTGAAGCTAAAAGTTTTGATTACACAATGGATATTCAGAAGAAAAAAAGAGATTTTCAAAACATAAATATGACTACTCATGAGTTAATAGATGAAGTTATGAAGGCTTACTCTAAGGCAAATTATGATATAAATATTCCTAATGAACCAATTGGAGAATTTATATTGCAATATAATGAAACCGATTATGAATTTTTAAAGCGTATAGTATCAAGATATAATCAATGCCTTATATGTGCAATGGAATTACAAGAAATTCATTTGCATCTAGGAACTCCTGAAATTCCTGTAGAATCCAAGACAAGCATAGTAAATTATAAAGTATCAAAAGCAATAGAAGAATATAATGATATAAAAAATAATGACATAGCTGATGCATTAGAAACTGATTTTATAACATATCAAATAAGAACTCAAGAGATATTTAATTTAGGGGAAAACTTTACTTTTAAGAATAAGCAATTTTATATTAAAAGCGCAAATTATACAATGGAAGGTGCTAATTTAGAAAACATATATGAATTACGAGTTAAAACTGGTCTCAAATCAAAACGTCTTTATAATATGAATGTTATAGGAATTTCAATTAATGGTTCAATCTTAGAGGTTCAAAGAGATAAAGTAAAAGTTAAACTCGAAATCAGTAGTGATATAGATACTTCAACAGCCTATTGGTTCCCATATGCAACTGTTGCAGCATCTCCAGATGGTGGAGGTTGGTACTGCATGCCTGAAGTTGGGGAAAGAATAAGATTAAATTGTCCAACTAAAGATGAAAGTAGAGCTTTTGTTGTAAATGCAATAGATAGCCACGAAGGAAAATCAGGCTCAGAGGCAGGGGGAGATAGAATGTCAAATCCTGATAATAAATCGTTAAAAACTGATTCAGGGCAAGAAGTAAAATTCACTCCAAGCGGGATAGTTATAGAATGTAGTGGTGGACAAGCATCTGTGAATTTAAATAACGATGGAACGGTTGATGTTGTAGGACAAAATAATATAAATATTGCGTGTGCTCAAAAACTTTCATTAAGAGCTGAAAATGAAATGACAATAAGTGCACAAAAGTCTGTAGATATTTTATGTGAAGCTGGAAGCAGTCTAATATTATCAGAAGGTGATGAGATATTAGTGAGTGGAACTAGAGTTCAGAATAATGGATAAATAGTATTAAAAGATATTTTTAAAATTTAAATAAAAAATTTAGGATAAATTTTAATATAAAAGGAGGAGTTAGTTATGGATAACATAGATGAAAAAATTGCAAAGCTGAAAATGCAGCAAAGGCTTGAAAAAGAAGAAATGAACAAAGTTACGGAGGAAAATAGTGTAGATTCTAAGAAAGAAGAAATCACGCTTGAGGAAGTAATAGAGCAAATGAAAGCGGGCTTTGTAAATATAAATAATACTGAATTTAGATTTGCGAAGAAAGAATATTTAAAAGGCAAGTTACAAATTCCAATTCCATTAGCTTATTTTGAAGAAAAGGCAAATACTGATAAAAATGTTACTTTAATTAATGATAATAATGGAGTAAGTTTCACATTAGCTTATGTAGACAAAGGAGCTCAGAAACAAAGTTTTGCAAGCTTTAAAAAAGGTATGGAAAAAAACTTTAAGGATATCGGACTTTTCTTGGAATGGATAGAAGAAGGAGAAGCCGGGGAAGGTACTTCAAAAGTATCATATGGAACATATATGACGCCAACAGGAAAAGGACAACTTTATAATTTGATTTTTTATAGAGAATTTAAAGGAACATTGATGATTGGTAATTATAATTGCTTTGAAAAAGATCTAAAAACATGGGAACTTTTAATTAAGGCGAGCATAATGCTTATGAAAATAAAATAAATATAAAGCTGAGTTAATTAAATGAGGGAGAAAATTTAGAGGGAGTGATAAAAATGGATGGAAATCAAATTGTTGAAGCTATTAATTATGAAAAAATAAGAGTTAATGGTTACAATCTAGAGGCAATTAAAAGTTTGAAAATTGAAACTAATATAAATGAACATGCTCTCTTAAAGTTAACAGGAATTTTGAAGAATGAAGTTAAAGACGATGATATTAATTCGACTACAAATAACAAAACTATAGAAATTTGTTATGTAGAAAAAGAGAGTACGACTTTATTTTATGGTGTTGTTACTAATATAGAAATAAATGTAGAACTTGATGTATATACGTTAAATATTGAAGCAAAAAGCATGTCTTACCTAATGGATATAAAACAGAAATCCAAATCTTTTCAAAACACATCAATGACAACTCATGCTCTTATAGATTCTATAATGAAAAATTATAGTGCCTCTAATTATATTTTGAACATACCTAATGAGGAAGTAAAAGAATTACTTATACAATATGAAGAAACAGATTGGGAATTTTTAAAAAGAATAGCTTCTAAATATAATCAAGGTCTATTTTCAGTTATGGATGGAAAGGCAATACAGTTTGTAATGGCAGTGCCAGAGCAGGCTAAAGAATTAAAAGCAGAAAATATAAATTATAAAATATATAAAGATTTAAATAGTTATAAATATATGCTTGAAAATTATCTACAAGATGCAAGTGAAGCCGACTATATGACATATGAAATAGAGAGCCATGAAATTTTGAAGCTTGGAGATAATATACAATTTCAAGGACAGACTTTTTATGTATATGAAGGGATTTATCAAATCAAAGATAGTATATTGGCAAATTGCTATAAATTAAGAGTTAAAAATGGGTTAAGGCAGGAAAGAATATATAATACAAAAGTTATTGGTAGCTCAATTGATGGGAAAATCATACAGGTTCAAAGTGATTTGGTGAAAATTCATTTAGAAATAGATGAAGCTCAAGATACAGGAACAGCGTATTGGTTTAAATATTCTACCATGTCAGCATCAAGTGACGGAAGTGGATGGTATTGTATGCCTGAAATAGGAGATAGTGTAAGAGTATATTTCCCAACAAAGGATGAAGATGAAGCTTTTGCAGTCAGTGCGGTAAGTAACTATGAGCAAGGAACAGGTGAAGCAGAAGATAGAATGGGGAATCCAGACGATAAGTATTTAAGAACTAAAAATGATAAGCAAGTAAAACTTACACCAGGTGGAATCTTTATTTCTTGTGATAGTGGTCAGGCAGATATGAGTCTTACAAGTGATGGGACACTTAGTATCACAAGTCAAAATAATATAAATATTAATGCAGCACAAGATATTAAAATTATAGCTCAGAAAAGTTTTTTAATAAGTGCAAAACAAGGTGTGAATTTTGCTTGTGATAAAGGTGGAGGATTAGAATTTAATAGTTCTGGTGAAATAAAAGAAAAAGGTACTCAAGTTAATGTTAACGCAGAGTAGGTATATAGAAAGTAAAAGCTACAAAACTGATGATTAATTTTAAATGTTTTAAATCAACTTAAAAAGAAGGATTCCCAAAATAGAAGGAAGGGATTGGAATGAATAGAGAAGAGGCATTAGAACATTTCGATGAAAATATAACGAAAAAATTAGCTGAAGATTTTAAATTAAAGGTTGAAGAAAATTTTAAAGCAAATGAAGAAAAGATTAAAAATTTAATAATAGCTGCAATGAAAAGCATAATAAAAAAAGCAAAAGATTTTCAAGAAATAAAGAAAGAGTATAAAATAGCAGTTTTTCAATTTGAACTTCTTAGAATTAATATTCTGAATCAATCGTATAAGATATTAGCTCATGGCTATAATTCATCTTGGTATTTAGATTCGGATTCTATATATGAAGAAATAGATTTAAGCTTTTTATTTGAACCTTTTGATAGCTTCAAGGAAAAATTAAAAAAAGAAAAAAAAATGTATATGGGTAAGGTTAATGATTATGATATTGAAAAAATAATATTTGAGCTTGTATCAAAATATTATATGGATATATCAGAAAATGTAAGAAATTGGCTATGGGATTTAGATGAAGAGGATTGGATGCAAGAAAGTTCAGTAGATAATTATTATGTAGTAAAGTGGAGCGAATATCATGGAAAAAGTGAAACGCTTTTTGCTATGGATAATAGGGAAAAGAATATAAAAGAACTTTTAGAATTAAAAAAACAAGATGAGGAAAAGTTGCCGTTTGTATATTCCGTGTGGAAGAATAGTGTATTTGAAAATGGTGATTTAACTAATCAGAATATGTTATTTATAAATTTTAAAGGAAGTAAGCTTAAGAATATAAATTTTTCAGAATGCTGTATAGTAAGAGGACAGTTTAAGGCTACAGAAATAAAAAAATGTCAATTTGCAAATTCAAAATTAGTAGGGACTTCTTTTGAAAATTCAAAAATTGAAGACTCTGAATTTAGCAGTGGAAACTTGTTAGGGGGAGATTTTAGAAAAGCAGAGCTTAGATATGTAGATTTCTCAAATTCAAATCTTAAAAATTCAAATTTTATAAATGCAAAGTTTAAAAACGTATCCTTTGAAGGTGCAGATTTAGAAGGTGCAATATTTAGTGCTAAAGATATTCCTTTTATAAATTTAACTTCAGAACAGCTTCAAACTATATATATAGACGGAGGCGAAGAAATATGAAGTACTTTATTTTAAAGCAAGACAGAAAGCTCGAAAATGCAATTGAAATAAAAGATTTTAATAATAGTCAAAAGATAACTTTATTAAAAGAAGATGAGAAAAAATATAAAGATTCTACGAATGTGCCTGTTAAAGGAGATGAAAATAGTATTTATCCTGATCTTATACAAGCGCCTGTGTTGCTTATTTCAGATGAACTTCATAAACTTTTTAAATTATATGAAAATACTATAGTTTATAAAATAGCAGTATTTTCAGATTTAGAAATGGAAACACAAAAAGTATATAGATTAGTGCTACCAGAATTACTAGATGCATTAAGTGATAAAGCTGTCTACTTTAAAAATGGCTGGATAGATAAGATTGTCTTAGATTCTAAGAAAATAAAAGATTACAATATATTTCAAATTAAAGCAGGGGTAGATTATTATTTTATAGTGTCGCTAGATGTAGTTGAAAGCATGCTAAAAAGAGGTCTATTTGTGGGTATTAAATTTGAGGAAGTAGAGGTGATATAAGATGGCAAGTGATAACGAAGAGAAATATGGTGTCATAGCAGGTACAGCAATAAATGAAACTGAAAAAGGTGTTAAAGACACCGTAAATACAATAAATCAAACTGTGACTATGGCAGAAAGAGTTGGAGGCTTTCTTAAAAGGGATATTGGCAATGAAATTGATTGGTTAATGTTATCTCCAGAAGAAAAAGCAGCTGAAAAAGAAAAAGAGAAGCAGGAAGCAGAAGCGGCTGAGGCAGCTGCTCAAAAGAAAAAGGATGATGATAAAAAAGCTGCTGATGCTGAGGCAGAGAGAATAAAAGAACTTCAAAAAAGTTATATAGTACATACAGCGGCTATTACTTGCAGCTGCGCACTTCATGAAAGTTATGTCGTAGTTCCAGTTGGTCATGGAGAATTTATACATGGAATTCCACAATTAAATGTAGGAGATAGCAAGCCAGAAATAAATATAAGAAATTTTGGAATATGTAATAGTCCTCAAAATCCAAGTGTGCAAGAAAATGCTAAAAAAATAGCAAAGGATATTAAAGATAGACCAAAAAGTTTTACGGAAAAGGTAATGGATTTCTTTTCAAAACCACCAGAAGAAGATGTAGGTAAAGATTTATTAAAACAATGTGTTGGGGTATGTACTCCAATGATAGCTACAGAATGGATAGATGGGAAGGAAGATGTTCTCATTGATGGGAAACCAGCATTGCTTGGAAAGTGTACACTTCGATGTACATTTGGGGGAGAAATTAAATTATATACAAGTGGACAAAAAGGGTAAAGGAGACAATTTTAATTTTAGTATGTGAGAAGGAGGGACTAATATGATGCTGACATATAAAAGTTTGAAAATAGAAACACCTTATAATGCGCTTCAAGTTGAAGATATAGATATAGTATATCCTATTAATGACCATGCGTATTTAAAGGTAAAACTGCTAATAGAAGATGGAAAAATATTAGAGTATTTAAATAAAAATGTTAGTGAAGAAAAAATAACTGTAGCAAGAATTGAAGAGACAGGTGAAGAAACTAAGCTATTTTTAGGAAAAATAAGTGAAGTTTTTATGACTTATGAAAGCAATGTTCAAGTTATGGAAATACATGCTATTTCTTATACAAAGGAATTTGATATTAAAAAGAATAGTAGAACTTTTTGTGATTTAGATATGACCTATCAAAAAGTTATAACAAAGGTGTTAGAAGCTTATGCTAATAAAGCCTTTACAGATAGTATAACAAATGGACAGGCAATAGGGGAATTTGTGCTTCAATATGAAGAAACAGATTGGGAATTTTTAAGGAGAATAGCAAGCCATTTTAATGGTGTGTTACTTGCAGAAGCTACAGAAGAGTATGGACGTTTTCACTTTGGAATACCAGAATTAAATAACAATGTAGAAATAAATAAAGAGGATTATGAAGTTGTAAAAAATATCGATAGCTATAATCAGCACACAGCTATGGGATTTGAAGAAAATTTTCTTCAGGAATATACAAACTGGGATATTATTAGTTCAATCAAATTAACCCTTGGTGAAAAAGTTTTATTTAATAAGATTGAATGTGTAGTAGCGAAAATTCATATTGAAGTTTACAAAGAAGAAATTAGGACAATATATACTTTAGGTCTTCAAAGAGGACTTAGAACATCACTTAAGGTAAATCATAAGATTTTTGGAATGAGTATTCCTGCAACAGTTAAAGATGTAAAAGGAAATACTATGAGTGTTCATTTTGAGATAGATCCAGTATATGAAGTTGGTTCAAATCAAAAATATTTTACTTATGCTATAGAAAGCAGTGCTTGGTATTGTATGCCAGAGAAGGAAAGTCAAGTTCATATATATTTTCCAACCAATGACGAAAAAGAAGCGATTGCAGTTCATGCTGTAAGAGTGGGAGGCGGTTCAGCTAAGACACAAAATCCAGATATTAAGTCATTTTCTCATACCGGTGGAAGTGAAATGAAATTAACACCAAGTGATATGAATTTTTCACCAGGTGGAGGAGGTGTAAGCTTAAACTTAGCTCAATCAGGAGATGTGTCCCTTAATGGGCAAAACATAAATCTTACAGCATCTGAAAATTTAGAGCTTGGAATGAGAAATGGAAGTGGAAACACGCCACCTTTTAGACCACAAAATGTAGAGGTTTCTGCCAAAAGCAAAATAGAAATAGTTAAGGGAAGCATTGGAATACAAATGGCGGATGCAACCTTTTTAAAGGGAAATACCATCAAATATGAAGGAAGTATTAAAGATCCAGCAGAGTTGCCAGATGAAATAGCTCATAGAAATGACGGAGATGCAGATAAAATAAAGGAAATTAATAATCAGGCTAAAGCGGAAATGGAAGCCAAAGTAGATGAGGCTAAAAGCAAGATTGGATTTGGAGTAGTTGCTTCAGTTATTGGGGCAGTTGCAGTTGGAGTTGGGATTGCAGTATTTGCAGCTGCTACAGTTGCAACAGGAGGTTTAACTCTTGCTATAGCTGGAGTTGCAGTAGCCTCTGGTGCTACAGCGTTCACGGTAGGTATAGCTGAAAGTAAAGAAGGTTTGTCGGATTATAGTAAAGCTCAAAGTGGGGATTACTCGAAATCGGATAACTTTTTTAGGGATAAGATATGCGGTGGAAATGAGGCACTTTATAATGCTATAAAATATGGATCAGTTATGATAGCTGGAATAAGTACAGCTCTATTAACAGGTGGAGCATCTTTGCAGGAAATGGCACAGACAATGGGGAAAATTGGCCTTGATTCTGGTATCAATACAGGTTTTGAACTGCTCGCAGATTACGCAGATGATGGGCAAGTAAATAATGGATGGGAAAGCTATGCAAAGTCCTTTGCTTTAAGCTGTGGCTTAAGTGGCGGAGGTACAA
The window above is part of the Clostridium saccharoperbutylacetonicum N1-4(HMT) genome. Proteins encoded here:
- a CDS encoding pentapeptide repeat-containing protein, translated to MNREEALEHFDENITKKLAEDFKLKVEENFKANEEKIKNLIIAAMKSIIKKAKDFQEIKKEYKIAVFQFELLRINILNQSYKILAHGYNSSWYLDSDSIYEEIDLSFLFEPFDSFKEKLKKEKKMYMGKVNDYDIEKIIFELVSKYYMDISENVRNWLWDLDEEDWMQESSVDNYYVVKWSEYHGKSETLFAMDNREKNIKELLELKKQDEEKLPFVYSVWKNSVFENGDLTNQNMLFINFKGSKLKNINFSECCIVRGQFKATEIKKCQFANSKLVGTSFENSKIEDSEFSSGNLLGGDFRKAELRYVDFSNSNLKNSNFINAKFKNVSFEGADLEGAIFSAKDIPFINLTSEQLQTIYIDGGEEI
- a CDS encoding DUF4280 domain-containing protein, whose translation is MASDNEEKYGVIAGTAINETEKGVKDTVNTINQTVTMAERVGGFLKRDIGNEIDWLMLSPEEKAAEKEKEKQEAEAAEAAAQKKKDDDKKAADAEAERIKELQKSYIVHTAAITCSCALHESYVVVPVGHGEFIHGIPQLNVGDSKPEINIRNFGICNSPQNPSVQENAKKIAKDIKDRPKSFTEKVMDFFSKPPEEDVGKDLLKQCVGVCTPMIATEWIDGKEDVLIDGKPALLGKCTLRCTFGGEIKLYTSGQKG